One genomic window of Solanum dulcamara chromosome 12, daSolDulc1.2, whole genome shotgun sequence includes the following:
- the LOC129876395 gene encoding dirigent protein 22-like has translation MVKLNSILLLCSIAIPILLLSIPVAHCNIAQGPKAVENWFEKLPHAKPKITKLHFYFHDIVSGKNPTAVPIGKANSTSHSPTSFGLLAILDDRLTTGPEINSTTIGRAQGIVGASSLEEFSLLMSLNFVFTNGKYNGSTLSLLGRNTVLNEYREMPIVGGSGVFRLARGIATAKTYILSNNGDAIVEYNVVVMHY, from the coding sequence ATGGTAAAGCTAAACTCAATTTTATTGCTTTGCTCTATTGCTATTcccatattattattatcaattcCAGTAGCTCATTGCAACATTGCTCAAGGACCTAAAGCAGTCGAAAATTGGTTCGAAAAGCTTCCTCATGCAAAACCAAAAATAACCAAACTTCACTTCTACTTTCACGATATAGTTAGTGGTAAAAACCCAACTGCAGTACCAATTGGGAAGGCCAATTCTACGTCTCATTCGCCTACGTCGTTTGGGTTGCTAGCGATATTAGACGATCGATTAACAACGGGACCAGAAATTAATTCGACGACTATTGGTAGAGCTCAAGGAATTGTTGGTGCATCTTCTCTTGAGGAATTTAGTTTGTTGATGAGTTTGAATTTTGTGTTTACTAATGGGAAATACAATGGTAGTACACTTAGTCTCCTTGGACGTAACACTGTTTTGAATGAATATAGAGAGATGCCGATTGTTGGCGGTTCTGGTGTTTTTAGGCTAGCTAGAGGTATTGCCACTGCCAAGACATATATTTTAAGTAACAATGGTGATGCTATTGTTGAGTATAATGTTGTAGTAATGCATTATTGA